The sequence TGCCCCGACCAACGCCCCTCCGCCGATCGCGCGGGGGGATCATGTCACCGAAATTCATCGGCAAAAGCGAGATCCCCGCCGCTCAAGCGTCGGTCAGGTCGAAATGGCGAATGTTCGGCGGCTCAGCGAGGGCCTGCGCGAGCTGGTCGCTGTCGCCCCGCTCCCGCCGCCAAGCCAGATATTTCTCGTAGTGCTCGCGCGTTTCCCACACTTCCACCAGCACGAGATTGTCGGCGTCGGCGCCG comes from Chloroflexota bacterium and encodes:
- a CDS encoding antibiotic biosynthesis monooxygenase; translated protein: MAVRVLLELKAKPGTGDDLASFFRSILPDTRAYEGCVSVDALRNGADADNLVLVEVWETREHYEKYLAWRRERGDSDQLAQALAEPPNIRHFDLTDA